One Isoptericola dokdonensis DS-3 genomic window, CAACAACGACGGCGCCGCGGAGATGGCGGAGCGGCTGCGCGCCCTGCGCCGCACCGCTGCCGGCCGGGCCGCCGTCGTCGGGGTCAACATCGGCAAGAACAAGACGACGTCGGCCGCGGACGCGGCGGCCGACTACGCGGCGTGCGCGCGGCTGCTCGCGCCGCACGCGGACTACCTGGTGGTCAACGTGTCGTCGCCGAACACCCCCGGCCTGCGGGACCTGCAGACGACCGCCGAGCTGCGCCCGATCCTCGCCGCCGCCCGCGAGGCGGCCGACGCCGCGACCGCGGCGGCGGGGGTGCGCCGCACCCCGCTGCTGGTCAAGATCGCCCCCGACCTGGCGGACGCCGACGTGGACGCCGTGGCGGACCTCGCGCTCGACCTGGGTCTGGACGGTGTCGTCGCCGTGAACACGACCATCGGTCACGACCGGGGGCCCGGTGGGCTCTCGGGCCCGATGCTGCTGCCGCGCGGGCTGGAGGTCGTCGCGCGGCTGCGCGAGCGGCTCGGCCCGGACCCGGTCGTCATCGGTGTCGGGGGCGTGCGCGCGGCCGACGACGTGCGCGCCTACCTGCGGGCGGGGGCGGACCTCGTCCAGGGCTACACGTCGTTCGTCTACGAGGGCCCGATGTGGCCGTCGCGCATCAACCGTGCGCTGACCCGGTCGGCCGGGTCGATCAGCGCGGGGAGCATCGCGTGATCCGGCCTCGCTGGGAGTGGGCGCTGGAGGGCGAGGACGGTGCGCGGCTGGACGCCTCGCTGAGCCCGGTGTTCAGCACGCAGTTCGACGCCGAGCAGTGGCTGGGGGAGCACTGGCGCGGCCTCGCGGCGGCGGGGGCGGTGCAGGCCCGGCTGCTGAGCGAGGGGCAGCAGGTCACGCCGTCGGTGTCGTTCCGCACCCCCTGACGGCCTGCTCGCACCCGGCCGGGACCGTCAGCCGGTCACGCGCCGCCAGGCGCGCGCGAGCCGTTCGACGCCGTCGGTGAGCGCGGCCGGCGACCGGGTGTAGGTGAGGCGCACGTGGTCGGTGGCCGACCCGTCGGGCGTGAACCGGGGACCGGGGGACACCTGGACGCCCTCGGCGACGCCGGCGGCGGCGAGCTGCTGGGCGACGGGACGCCCGAGGTCCACCCACAGGCACAGCCCGCCCGCCGGGCGCGGGACGTCCCACGTCGGGAACGTGTCGCGGACCTGCTCGACGAGGAGGTCGCGCTGCGCCCGGACCGCGGCCCGCCGCCCGGGCAGGATCTGGTCCTCGCGGTCGAGGAGCTCGGCGACGGCGAGCTGCTCGAGCACGGGTGTGGCGATGTCGAGCACCTGGCGGGCGGCGCCGAGCCGGTGCACGAGCTGGCGGTCGGCACGGACCCAGCCGACGCGCAGCCCACCCCAGAACGACTTGGACGCCGACCCGACGCTGACGAGCCGCGGGTCCGTCCCCGGTCCGGCGAGCGGAGGCAGCTCGGCGTCGTCGTCGAGCCCGAGGTCGGTGAGGGTCTCGTCGCCGACGACGGTGACGTCGAGTCGGGCGGCGAGGTCGGCGACGGCGCGGCGCCGCTCGGGGTCGAGGGACGTGCCGGTGGGGTTGTGGTGGTCGGGCACGACGTAGACGTACCGGGCCCCGGTCGTGCGGACCGCCGACTCGAGCGCCTCGACGTCGCCGGGCGGGACGCCGACGACGCGTGCGCCCGCGCGGTGCAGGACCTCGATGCCGTGGAAGTAGGTCGGTGACTCCACGACGGCGGTGGTGCCGCGCCGGACGAGCGTGGACGCGAGCACGGCGAGTGCCTGCTGGGCGCCGGTGGTGACGAGCACCTGGTCGGCGTCGGTCGGCACGCCGCGTGCCGTGTACCGACGGGCGACGGCCTCGCGCAGCGGGTCGAGGCCGAGGTGGGCGTAGCCGCCGGTCGCGAGGTAGGCGGGCAGCGCCTCGAGCGCGCGGGCGTACGCGTCGTGCAGGGCGTCGACGGCGCCGGGCGTGGCCTGGGCGAGGTCGACGGCGTGCTCGTCGGCGAGGTCGGGGACGGGGGCGTCGCCGGCGGCGGGCCGGCCGGCGGCGGGTCGGCCACCGCGGGGGAGCACGGCGACGGTGCCCGAGCCGACGTGGCTCGCGGCGAAGCCGAGCTCGCGCAGGCGTGCGTAGGCGGCGGACGTGGTGGTGCGGGAGACCTTGAGCACGGCGGCGAGGTCGCGCTCGCTGGGCAGCCGGGTCAGGGCGGGCAGCGAACCTGCCAGGACGGCAGCCCGCAGCGCGTCGGCGAGGGCGACGTAGGCCGGGCCGCCGGCGCGCCAGGCGCCGAGCAGCCGGGCGGTCGCGGGGGCGGACAGGTGCCGGACGGCGCTCGTGCGGGCCGGGGTGGTGGTCGTCACCGGTCCACTCTCCCACGATTGGCTATGGATGACGATGCCAATGGGTCGGAGGATGGCGGCATGACGACGACCGACCTGCCCCCGACGACGTTCCCGGCCCTGCCCGTCCCCGCCCTGGGCGCCACGCGCCGCGGGGTCCAGCTCGTCCTCGGGCTGCTCGCCTTCACCGCGTCCATGGCGATGCTGCTCCACGCCGGGCAGGGCGCCATGCCCTGGGACGTGCTGCACCAGGGTCTGGCCCGCGCCACCGGGTGGTCGCTCGGTGTGGTCGTCGGCGTCGTCTCCGCACTCGTGCTGGCCGCCTGGGTCCCGCTGCGGCAGCGGCCTGGTATCGGCACCGTGGCGAACGTGGTCGTCATCTCCCTGACGATCGAGCCGCTCCTGCGCCTCCTGGAGACCCTCGTGCCGCGACCCGGCGCGGTCGGCGCCGTCGCGCTGGCGCTCGGGGCGATCGTGCTCAACGGCGTCGCCACCGCCGCGTACGTCGGCGTGCACCTCGGCCCCGGCCCCCGCGACGGGCTGCTCACCGGCCTCACCGCGCGCACCGGCTGGTCGGTGCGCGCCACCAAGACCGGTATCGAGGTCGCCGTGGTGGCCGCCGGCTGGCTGCTCGGCGGCACGCTCGGCTGGGCGACGGTGGCGTTCGCCCTCGGCGTCGGGCCGGTGGTCCAGGTCGCGACCCGGTGGCGGTTCCTCGTGCCGACCGGGTCGCTGACCGCGACCGCGGGGCCGACCCGTCGCGTCCGACGTCCCGCTGCCGCCCGTCCGGCGTCGTCGACCGCCCGCCCGGCGTCGTCGACGGCGGGACCGGCAGGTCCCGCGCCGGCAAGCGGGTCCGCCCCCGAGGACCGGGTCCCGCGCCGCGCCCGCGAGATCGCCCGGGCGCTGGACGTCGTGCGTGCCGAGCACGGAGCCCGCTGAGTCGACCGGGGACGACGACGGCCCGGCCGCCGCACAGGGCGGTGGCCGGGCCGTCGTGGACCGTGCGTCAGGCGACGCGGGTCTTCGGCATGCCCTCGAGGGTCTTGCCCGGGTCGCGCTCGACGACGTCACCCAGCACGTCGTCGATCGTCGCGAGGAGCTCGGCCGGGATGGTCACGCCGGACGCCTTGACGTTCTCCGCGACCTGCTCCGGGCGGGACGCGCCGACCAGGGCGGCGGCGACGTTGTCGTTCTGGAGCACCCACGCGACGGCGAGCTGCGCCATGGACAGGTCGAGCTCGTCGGCGACCGGCTTGAGCCGCTGCACCCGCTCGAGGACCTCGTCGCGCATGAAGCGCTCGATCATCTGGGCGCCACCCTTGGCGTCGGTGGCGCGCGAGCCCGCGGGCAGCTCCTTGCCCGGCACGTACTTGCCGGACAGCACGCCCTGCGCCATGGGGGACCAGACGATCTGGGACAGGCCCAGCTCGCGGGAGGTCGGGACGACCTCGTCCTCGATGACCCGCCACAGCATCGAGTACTGCGGCTGGGAGCTGATGAGCTGGAAGCCGAGGTCCTTGGCCAGCTCCGCACCCGCGCGGATCTGGTCGGCCGTCCACTCGCTGACGCCGATGTAGAGCGCCTTGCCCTGGCGGACGATGTCGGCGAACGCCTGCATCGTCTCCTCCAGCGGCGTCTCCACGTCGTAGCGGTGCGCCTGGTAGAGGTCGACGTAGTCGGTGCCGAGGCGCTGCAGCGACCCGTTGATCGACTCCATGACGTGCTTGCGGGACAGGCCCGTGTCGTTGGGGCCCTTCGGGCCGGTCGGCCAGTAGACCTTCGTGAAGATCTCCAGCGACTCGCGGCGCTGGCCCTTCAGCGCGTCGCCGAGGACCTGCTCCGCGGCGGTGTTGGCGTAGACGTCCGCCGTGTCGAACGTGGTGATGCCGGCGTCGAGGGCGGCGCGCACGCACTGCGCGGCGACGTCGTTCTCGACCTGGGACCCGTGGGTGAGCCAGTTGCCGTAGGTGATCTCCGAGATCTTGAGACCGCTGTTGCCGAGGTAACGGTAGTTGACCATGCCGTCACCCTATGACGGCCCGGGGCGTGCCTCCGCCCGGGCGGAGGACTCACTCGGGCCAGACGCCGTGCTTCTTGTGCATCGGCTTCGGCAGGCGCGAGCGGCGGATCTGGAACGCGCGCATGACGGCGTACATCATCGTGCCGCGCGGGACGTCGAAGGTCTTGGTGCCGTCCGCGCCGACCGTTCCGAACTTGTCGCGCAGGCGACGCTTGAGGCGCTGCCACATGATCGTCGCGTCGAGGATCGTCACGATGACGACGGCGTACAGCGCGACGAGCACCAGGGCGCTCAGCGTCGGGTTCTGCATGACGAGGATGTTCGCGAAGATGAAGACGAACGCGACGGGCAGGAAGAACTCCCCGAGGTTCCAGCGGGCGTCCACGTGGTCGCGCACGTACCGGCGTACCGGGCCCTTGTCGCGGGCGGGCAGGTGGCGCTCGTCGCCGGTCTGCATCGCGATGTACTCGCGGTTGCGCTCCTCGCGCATCTTCTCCCGCGAGGCCTTGCGGGCGGCCTTGCGGTCGTTCGGCACGAGGGGACGCTTGTTGCGCGCCTCGGCCTCGCTCCGCTTCGGGGTGGGGCGGCCCTTGGCCGCGGGCCGGCCCCCGGCCTCGATGTCGGCCGCGGCCGTCACGGGGTCGACGGCGTTGTCGGGCGTGCTGGAGGACGACGCCTCGGCGATGTCGCGCTTGCGGGAGAACACCCCACCAGGGTAGTCGAGCGCGCGGGCGCCCGGGAACGCCGGGTTAGCGTGGGGGCGTGAACCACACCGACCCGGACGTGTCCGCCCTGCGGGACCACGTCGACGCGCTGTTCCCCGCCGTCCAGGCCGACCTCGAGGCGCTCGTGCGCATCCCGAGCGTCTCGGCCGCGGCCTTCGACCAGGCGCACGTCGCGGCGAGCGCCGAGGCCGTCGCCGAGCTCCTGCGCGGAGCGGGCCTGCCCGAGGTCCAGGTCCTGCGCTCGCCGCGACCCGACGGCACGCCGGGCGCCCCCGCCGTCGTCGCCCGCCGCCCTGCCCCTGCCGGCGCCCCGACCGTGCTGCTGTACGCCCACCACGACGTCCAGCCGCCGGGCGACGCCGCCACGTGGGACACCGACCCGTTCGAGCCGACGCAGCGCGGCGAGCGGCTGTTCGGGCGCGGCGCGGCGGACGACAAGGCCGGCGTCATGGCGCACGTGGGCGCGCTGCGCACCCTGGCCGCGGCCGGAGACGAGCTCGGCGTGGGCGTCACCGTGTTCGTCGAGGGCGAGGAGGAGTCCGGCTCGCCGAGCTTCGCCCGCTTCCTGGCGGACCACCACGAGCTGCTCGCGGCGGACGTCATCGTCGTCGCGGACTCCACGAACTGGAAGGTCGGCGTCCCGGCGCTGACGACGTCGCTGCGCGGCCTGGTC contains:
- a CDS encoding quinone-dependent dihydroorotate dehydrogenase is translated as MTPYSLLFDAVFKGMDPERAHELAFRAIEVAGKVPVVRDVVQGALAPYLGRGVGGPGSVEVLGRTVPAPFGLAGGFDKNARAVRGLTMLGFGFVEVGTVTPRPQPGNEAPRMWRELDLRGVRNRMGFNNDGAAEMAERLRALRRTAAGRAAVVGVNIGKNKTTSAADAAADYAACARLLAPHADYLVVNVSSPNTPGLRDLQTTAELRPILAAAREAADAATAAAGVRRTPLLVKIAPDLADADVDAVADLALDLGLDGVVAVNTTIGHDRGPGGLSGPMLLPRGLEVVARLRERLGPDPVVIGVGGVRAADDVRAYLRAGADLVQGYTSFVYEGPMWPSRINRALTRSAGSISAGSIA
- a CDS encoding PLP-dependent aminotransferase family protein, whose product is MTTTTPARTSAVRHLSAPATARLLGAWRAGGPAYVALADALRAAVLAGSLPALTRLPSERDLAAVLKVSRTTTSAAYARLRELGFAASHVGSGTVAVLPRGGRPAAGRPAAGDAPVPDLADEHAVDLAQATPGAVDALHDAYARALEALPAYLATGGYAHLGLDPLREAVARRYTARGVPTDADQVLVTTGAQQALAVLASTLVRRGTTAVVESPTYFHGIEVLHRAGARVVGVPPGDVEALESAVRTTGARYVYVVPDHHNPTGTSLDPERRRAVADLAARLDVTVVGDETLTDLGLDDDAELPPLAGPGTDPRLVSVGSASKSFWGGLRVGWVRADRQLVHRLGAARQVLDIATPVLEQLAVAELLDREDQILPGRRAAVRAQRDLLVEQVRDTFPTWDVPRPAGGLCLWVDLGRPVAQQLAAAGVAEGVQVSPGPRFTPDGSATDHVRLTYTRSPAALTDGVERLARAWRRVTG
- a CDS encoding YczE/YyaS/YitT family protein is translated as MTTTDLPPTTFPALPVPALGATRRGVQLVLGLLAFTASMAMLLHAGQGAMPWDVLHQGLARATGWSLGVVVGVVSALVLAAWVPLRQRPGIGTVANVVVISLTIEPLLRLLETLVPRPGAVGAVALALGAIVLNGVATAAYVGVHLGPGPRDGLLTGLTARTGWSVRATKTGIEVAVVAAGWLLGGTLGWATVAFALGVGPVVQVATRWRFLVPTGSLTATAGPTRRVRRPAAARPASSTARPASSTAGPAGPAPASGSAPEDRVPRRAREIARALDVVRAEHGAR
- a CDS encoding aldo/keto reductase family protein, whose amino-acid sequence is MVNYRYLGNSGLKISEITYGNWLTHGSQVENDVAAQCVRAALDAGITTFDTADVYANTAAEQVLGDALKGQRRESLEIFTKVYWPTGPKGPNDTGLSRKHVMESINGSLQRLGTDYVDLYQAHRYDVETPLEETMQAFADIVRQGKALYIGVSEWTADQIRAGAELAKDLGFQLISSQPQYSMLWRVIEDEVVPTSRELGLSQIVWSPMAQGVLSGKYVPGKELPAGSRATDAKGGAQMIERFMRDEVLERVQRLKPVADELDLSMAQLAVAWVLQNDNVAAALVGASRPEQVAENVKASGVTIPAELLATIDDVLGDVVERDPGKTLEGMPKTRVA
- a CDS encoding DUF3043 domain-containing protein, whose protein sequence is MFSRKRDIAEASSSSTPDNAVDPVTAAADIEAGGRPAAKGRPTPKRSEAEARNKRPLVPNDRKAARKASREKMREERNREYIAMQTGDERHLPARDKGPVRRYVRDHVDARWNLGEFFLPVAFVFIFANILVMQNPTLSALVLVALYAVVIVTILDATIMWQRLKRRLRDKFGTVGADGTKTFDVPRGTMMYAVMRAFQIRRSRLPKPMHKKHGVWPE